One part of the Mariniflexile litorale genome encodes these proteins:
- a CDS encoding DUF4292 domain-containing protein, translated as MNLLKYIVLLFLFFLICHCKASKTIGGGEANLNLNTKQLLRENAKKTPDFKTLQSRLKITYAQDGKEQSYTVNLRAKKDEVLWISAMFSVVKALITPEKVSFYNKLDNTYFEGDYKYLSDLLGTELDFQKVQNLLLGDPIFNLNANTYDVSVTNDAYMLQPKQQRELFEILFLLDPVHFKIKSQQVSQPKELRHLQIDYLTYQEVEKQTLPENIKVIATEADNKTVIDLEFKGITLNEDLNFPYKIPSGFKEIKL; from the coding sequence ATGAATTTACTTAAGTACATCGTTTTATTATTTTTATTTTTTTTGATATGTCATTGTAAAGCTTCTAAAACCATTGGTGGCGGTGAAGCAAATTTAAATTTAAACACTAAACAGCTTTTAAGAGAAAACGCTAAAAAAACACCAGACTTTAAAACGTTACAATCGAGGCTTAAAATAACCTATGCTCAAGATGGTAAAGAGCAGTCTTATACAGTAAATCTTAGAGCAAAGAAAGATGAAGTGCTTTGGATAAGCGCCATGTTTTCAGTAGTAAAAGCACTAATTACACCCGAAAAAGTAAGTTTCTATAATAAATTAGATAACACCTATTTTGAAGGTGATTACAAATATTTAAGTGATTTATTGGGTACTGAATTAGATTTTCAAAAGGTTCAAAATTTATTATTAGGAGACCCTATTTTCAATTTGAATGCAAACACTTATGATGTTTCGGTTACAAATGATGCATACATGCTTCAACCAAAGCAACAACGTGAACTATTTGAAATTTTATTTTTGTTAGATCCTGTTCATTTTAAAATAAAATCGCAGCAAGTATCACAACCAAAAGAGTTAAGACATTTGCAAATAGATTATTTAACGTACCAAGAAGTAGAAAAGCAAACACTGCCAGAAAATATAAAAGTTATTGCTACTGAAGCGGACAATAAAACGGTTATAGACTTAGAATTTAAAGGCATTACTTTAAATGAAGATTTAAATTTTCCATACAAAATACCTTCAGGTTTTAAAGAAATAAAACTTTAA